In Marivirga salinae, a single window of DNA contains:
- a CDS encoding parallel beta-helix domain-containing protein — protein MKRLLYFLPILLFTACNFESEVADRSSANWQNIEKDLQTALIMASDGDTINIPEGYFKFSKSLLLDEKSNIVFKGAGIDKTILSFKNQEEGAEGLKIADCKNILLEDFTIEDAAGDNIKVTDTDGITFRRVKAQWTGKVSEKNGAYALYPVLCKNVLIENCIAIGSSDAGIYVGQSDSVIIRNNEAYQNVAGIESENSNFVEIYGNKAINNTGGILVFDLPGLTQYGENIKVYDNEVRENNHRNFAPAGNIVGVVPPGTGIMILATRNVDIYENEIIDNRSAGLAIVSYELVAAISEEETSEADAEQDGSAQRVNSNYDLDENYNPYPSDIKIRQNTISNSKWFATFQHDFGKLFNFTYPFNPPDIVFDGFMAEGKTPSEILCIDQKDVHFVNLDAPNDLENMNENMEGFVCK, from the coding sequence ATGAAGCGACTACTTTACTTTTTACCCATCCTGCTATTTACAGCTTGCAACTTTGAATCAGAAGTGGCAGACAGAAGCAGTGCCAACTGGCAAAATATTGAAAAAGATTTACAAACGGCATTGATAATGGCTAGTGATGGCGATACCATTAACATTCCAGAAGGCTATTTCAAATTCTCCAAGAGTTTGTTGTTGGATGAAAAATCAAATATTGTTTTTAAAGGTGCGGGTATTGATAAAACCATATTATCCTTTAAAAATCAGGAAGAAGGTGCAGAAGGATTGAAAATAGCAGATTGTAAAAACATCTTGTTAGAAGATTTCACCATAGAAGATGCTGCTGGAGATAATATTAAAGTCACCGATACGGATGGCATCACTTTCCGAAGGGTAAAAGCTCAATGGACAGGAAAAGTAAGTGAGAAAAATGGGGCTTATGCGCTTTACCCTGTGCTTTGTAAGAATGTGTTAATTGAGAATTGTATAGCTATTGGCTCTTCAGATGCAGGAATTTATGTAGGACAATCTGATTCTGTTATTATCAGAAATAATGAAGCTTATCAAAATGTGGCTGGCATCGAAAGTGAAAATTCCAATTTTGTGGAAATCTACGGGAACAAAGCCATCAATAATACTGGTGGTATTTTGGTTTTTGATTTACCAGGACTTACTCAATATGGAGAAAATATTAAAGTATATGATAATGAGGTAAGGGAAAACAATCATCGAAATTTTGCCCCAGCTGGAAATATTGTTGGTGTTGTACCTCCTGGAACTGGAATAATGATTTTAGCCACTCGAAATGTGGATATTTATGAAAATGAAATCATCGATAATCGTTCAGCAGGATTAGCCATTGTTAGCTATGAATTAGTGGCTGCCATAAGCGAAGAGGAAACCTCAGAAGCTGATGCAGAACAAGACGGCTCAGCCCAAAGAGTGAACAGTAATTATGATTTGGATGAAAATTATAATCCTTATCCTTCTGATATAAAAATTAGGCAGAATACTATTAGCAATAGTAAATGGTTTGCCACTTTCCAGCACGATTTCGGAAAATTATTTAATTTCACATATCCTTTCAACCCACCTGATATAGTTTTTGATGGATTTATGGCAGAGGGCAAAACGCCTAGTGAGATTTTATGCATTGACCAAAAAGACGTGCACTTTGTCAATTTGGATGCGCCTAATGATTTGGAAAACATGAATGAAAATATGGAGGGCTTTGTTTGTAAGTAA
- a CDS encoding VOC family protein — MKKLFFSILFIFTIHLSQAQVKLNHIAVYVEDLTESQSFYSNTIGLEEIEEPFKDGLHVWYKLGSSQLHLIEGDWEEPTINKNNHLCFSIKDMNSFIENLKAENVPFENWIGESGKITNRVDGVKQIYFQDPNGYWVEVNDDY, encoded by the coding sequence ATGAAGAAATTATTTTTTAGCATATTATTCATATTCACTATTCATTTATCTCAAGCACAAGTAAAATTAAATCACATTGCAGTATATGTAGAGGATTTGACTGAGAGCCAGTCTTTCTATTCCAACACTATTGGTTTAGAAGAAATTGAGGAACCATTTAAGGATGGATTGCATGTTTGGTACAAATTGGGCAGTTCGCAATTGCATCTGATAGAAGGAGATTGGGAAGAACCTACTATTAATAAAAATAATCATTTATGCTTTAGTATAAAGGATATGAATAGCTTTATTGAAAATTTAAAAGCTGAAAATGTTCCTTTTGAGAATTGGATTGGTGAAAGTGGAAAAATAACAAATAGAGTAGACGGAGTAAAACAAATTTATTTTCAAGATCCTAATGGCTATTGGGTTGAAGTGAATGATGATTACTAA
- a CDS encoding OsmC family protein gives MEDRHTYNLDLEWQKDRIGLISSPELNEKITVATPPEFPKGVEGIWSPEHLFTGAVLSCFMTTFLAMAEYSKLEFSKFDCKAQGVLEKVDGKFKMSEIILKPSIILNEESKTDRVIRLMEKAEASCLISNSIKSSVKLDFSAIQVSESV, from the coding sequence ATGGAAGACAGACACACATATAATTTAGACCTTGAATGGCAAAAAGATAGGATAGGTTTAATAAGTTCACCGGAACTTAATGAGAAAATTACAGTAGCCACACCACCTGAATTTCCTAAAGGGGTAGAAGGAATTTGGTCACCTGAGCATCTTTTTACAGGCGCAGTTCTATCCTGTTTTATGACCACTTTTTTAGCAATGGCTGAATATTCTAAATTAGAATTTTCAAAATTTGATTGTAAAGCTCAAGGTGTTTTGGAAAAAGTAGATGGTAAATTCAAAATGTCAGAGATAATTTTAAAACCTTCGATCATTTTAAATGAAGAGTCCAAAACTGATAGAGTAATTCGATTGATGGAAAAAGCTGAAGCTTCTTGCCTGATTAGTAATTCTATTAAATCATCAGTTAAGTTGGACTTTTCAGCAATTCAAGTTTCAGAGTCCGTTTAG
- a CDS encoding zinc metalloprotease — protein sequence MKKLLLALIAFTVVFSSCNNEAETVTKQEVNVDMSDFYVFTETSDFVNGRTSNEGKNCFSMAVLNRNLDENPGLYQKMYNIEKNTRKFIASKKPDGVGNGNGGGNNGGSDGGDGGGTDPVDDGLGVIDIPVYVHVIYSNSQENISDAQVNSQIAVLNDDFNATNGDANSVPSEFAGLVADSDINFTLAGVTRKASSRTEWGTRDEMKFASNGGVDVVNPEGALNIWVCNIGGGILGYAQFPGGSSSTDGVVIAPQYFGTTGYVSAPFDQGRTGTHEVGHYLNLRHIWGDGRCKQDDFVADTPSSDGPNYGCPAYPTVNCRSNDMTMNYMDYSNDACMYMFSEGQKERMRAIFASGGPRDGMLL from the coding sequence ATGAAAAAATTATTATTAGCGTTAATCGCATTTACAGTTGTGTTTTCTTCATGTAATAATGAAGCCGAAACAGTAACAAAACAGGAAGTAAATGTTGATATGAGTGATTTTTACGTTTTCACAGAAACTTCTGATTTCGTAAATGGAAGAACATCAAATGAAGGAAAAAACTGTTTCTCAATGGCAGTTTTAAATCGAAATTTGGATGAAAACCCTGGTCTTTACCAAAAGATGTATAACATTGAAAAGAACACCAGAAAATTCATTGCCTCTAAAAAGCCTGACGGAGTTGGAAATGGAAATGGTGGAGGAAACAATGGTGGAAGTGATGGTGGAGACGGTGGAGGCACCGACCCAGTTGATGACGGATTAGGTGTTATCGACATACCTGTTTATGTTCATGTGATTTATAGTAACTCACAAGAAAACATCAGTGATGCTCAAGTTAATTCTCAAATTGCAGTTTTAAATGATGATTTTAATGCTACAAATGGAGATGCAAATAGTGTTCCTTCAGAATTTGCTGGTTTAGTAGCTGATTCTGATATTAACTTTACTTTAGCTGGAGTTACTAGAAAGGCATCAAGCAGAACTGAATGGGGTACTAGAGATGAGATGAAATTTGCTTCAAATGGTGGAGTAGATGTTGTAAATCCTGAAGGTGCTCTTAATATTTGGGTTTGTAACATTGGCGGAGGTATCTTAGGATATGCTCAATTCCCTGGTGGAAGTTCATCTACTGACGGTGTTGTAATTGCTCCGCAGTATTTCGGAACAACTGGATATGTTTCTGCTCCTTTCGATCAAGGTAGGACTGGTACGCACGAAGTTGGCCACTACTTAAATTTACGTCATATCTGGGGAGATGGAAGATGTAAGCAAGATGATTTTGTAGCAGATACTCCTTCTTCAGATGGTCCTAATTATGGATGTCCTGCTTACCCAACTGTAAATTGCAGAAGCAACGACATGACCATGAACTACATGGATTATTCTAATGATGCTTGTATGTATATGTTCTCTGAAGGACAAAAAGAAAGAATGAGAGCAATTTTTGCTTCAGGAGGTCCTAGAGACGGAATGTTGCTTTAA
- a CDS encoding sensor histidine kinase — MINQSNFDQYFESILISYSGQAVWGIGLTLILWYFFNLYQRKHLKLWSFSWLAFAAYVLFSLLTLYCARNQDIGPFWQNIFTFLFQIAGLMHVLWLLQGTYHLIYRKTLSLRYEYIQYTLVVLIGLFSSLLYLFEEDGGYIYSLVLPFTIKSLIVGGSFIFAGIQIMRLGRRDTAVGKKLLWIAFLLYGFENLNYALGGVYMIFDENYIVEIDGALGVIDFLLLSFIGIGMIIWMLEEERSTLEKTNRELDSFLYSTSHDLRAPVASLLGLINIAKHDIKDESGQRYVKMMEDRVKKLDHIFSDILNYSRNIKTEITLKTFRLGEMVEDVITDVKFNQGADSIRLDYDEHIHHTLRTDYYQLKVVLGNLISNAVKYHDSKKPDQFIAIRFEKYDRDVHISVEDNGIGIAPESQHKVFDMFYRATSEAEGSGLGLFIVQQALDKINARIALVSELGKGSIFKVIIENAGVKLDD; from the coding sequence TTGATTAATCAATCTAATTTCGACCAATATTTTGAAAGCATACTTATAAGCTATTCAGGTCAAGCTGTTTGGGGTATAGGGCTGACGCTTATTTTATGGTATTTTTTCAATTTATATCAAAGAAAGCATTTAAAACTTTGGTCTTTTAGTTGGCTTGCATTTGCTGCCTATGTATTGTTTTCTTTGTTAACACTTTATTGTGCAAGGAATCAAGACATCGGTCCATTCTGGCAAAATATATTCACCTTCCTATTTCAAATTGCTGGCCTAATGCATGTATTATGGCTTCTCCAGGGTACATATCATCTTATTTACAGAAAAACGCTAAGCTTAAGGTACGAATATATTCAATACACATTAGTTGTTCTAATAGGGCTCTTTAGTTCATTATTATATTTATTCGAAGAAGATGGAGGGTATATTTATTCTCTGGTACTTCCTTTTACTATTAAATCTTTAATTGTAGGGGGTTCTTTCATTTTTGCAGGAATACAAATCATGAGACTTGGCCGCAGGGATACTGCTGTAGGAAAAAAATTGTTGTGGATTGCCTTTTTACTCTACGGCTTTGAAAATCTTAATTATGCCCTTGGAGGAGTTTATATGATTTTCGATGAGAATTATATTGTTGAAATCGATGGTGCGCTAGGGGTGATTGATTTCTTATTACTTTCTTTTATTGGGATAGGAATGATTATTTGGATGCTGGAAGAAGAACGCTCAACATTGGAAAAGACCAACAGGGAATTAGATAGTTTTCTTTATAGTACTTCCCATGATTTACGTGCACCCGTAGCCTCCTTATTAGGATTAATTAATATTGCCAAACATGATATAAAAGATGAATCGGGACAGCGATATGTGAAAATGATGGAAGATAGGGTGAAAAAGTTAGATCATATTTTCAGCGATATTCTGAATTATTCCCGAAACATTAAGACAGAAATAACACTTAAGACTTTCCGACTGGGGGAAATGGTGGAAGATGTTATTACGGATGTAAAGTTTAATCAGGGTGCAGATAGTATTCGACTAGATTATGACGAACATATTCATCATACTTTGAGAACTGATTATTATCAGCTCAAAGTGGTGTTAGGTAATTTAATATCAAATGCTGTAAAATATCATGATTCAAAAAAGCCTGACCAATTTATTGCAATACGTTTCGAGAAATATGATAGGGATGTTCATATTTCTGTGGAGGATAATGGTATTGGTATTGCTCCTGAAAGTCAGCATAAGGTTTTTGACATGTTCTATAGAGCCACAAGCGAGGCAGAAGGCTCTGGCTTAGGCTTATTCATAGTCCAACAAGCGCTAGATAAAATTAATGCCCGCATCGCTCTCGTTTCGGAATTAGGCAAAGGCAGTATTTTTAAAGTTATAATTGAAAATGCAGGGGTAAAGTTGGATGATTAG
- a CDS encoding acetate--CoA ligase family protein, with the protein MLQNSLLKPESIAVIGASENQSKPGGKVIYNLISGGFKGKIYGVNPKAISIKGVDHISGIDLLPKVDLAILSIPAALCVNTVEKLAKAGTKGFIIYSAGFAEAGENGIELENQLIAIAEKYNAQIIGPNCIGIINGHYKGVFTTPVPHYYEEGCELISSSGATAVFIMEAAHAVGLKFSNIYSIGNAGQTGVEEILEHMDVTYDPKRSPKVKLLYLENIKNPFKFLKHASSLVRKGCHIAAIKSGYSEAGSRAASSHTGAIATSDTLIRALFKKAAIVYCNSREELINVAAVWQENKAIGKNVAIITHAGGSAVMLTDVLSSNGVKVPPIDEDKAQDLLKKLHPGSSVANPIDFLATGTADQLAEIIDFCEDLEEIDAMVVVFGSPGLFNVRDVYEVLHKKLKSCKKAIFPVLPSLINAGKEIQEFLDKGHVNFPDEVVLGKALASAANIDVPAYGKYDLAEMDYSRIRDIIAESKSGYLDTNIVRELLTAAGIKMVKEQEFYDEKSLENIQKTMAFPLVMKVLGPIHKTDVGGVSLNINSQEFLKKEFNRMMKISGAKGVLIQEMKKGEEFFAGAVKKGNFGHLVLCGMGGIFVEIIKDVANGLAPLSKREAEKMIKSLKTYPIIQGYRGRAGINEAAFADVIVRLASLVHLAPEIEEIDMNPLIGNEKELVVVDARIRVS; encoded by the coding sequence ATGCTTCAAAATTCACTTCTAAAGCCTGAAAGTATTGCTGTAATAGGCGCTTCTGAAAATCAATCCAAGCCTGGAGGCAAAGTGATTTATAATTTAATATCCGGTGGCTTTAAAGGGAAAATATATGGAGTAAACCCTAAAGCAATTTCAATAAAGGGTGTAGACCACATTTCTGGAATTGACCTTCTACCTAAAGTGGATTTAGCTATTCTAAGTATTCCTGCAGCTTTATGTGTTAATACAGTAGAAAAATTGGCGAAAGCTGGAACTAAAGGCTTTATCATTTATTCCGCAGGCTTTGCTGAGGCTGGGGAGAATGGAATTGAACTGGAAAATCAACTTATCGCAATAGCCGAAAAATATAACGCCCAAATTATAGGTCCTAATTGTATTGGGATTATAAATGGACATTATAAAGGAGTATTCACTACACCGGTTCCTCATTATTATGAAGAGGGGTGTGAATTAATATCGAGTTCAGGAGCTACAGCAGTTTTTATCATGGAAGCAGCTCATGCAGTGGGTTTAAAATTTTCTAATATCTACTCCATAGGAAATGCCGGACAAACAGGAGTGGAGGAAATTTTGGAGCATATGGATGTTACTTATGATCCTAAAAGAAGTCCGAAGGTGAAATTGCTGTATTTAGAGAATATCAAAAATCCTTTCAAATTTTTAAAGCATGCCTCTTCATTGGTTCGCAAAGGATGCCATATTGCTGCCATAAAATCTGGCTATTCAGAAGCAGGAAGTAGAGCAGCTTCATCTCATACCGGGGCAATTGCTACATCTGATACTTTAATTCGGGCTTTATTTAAGAAGGCCGCCATTGTTTATTGCAATAGCAGGGAAGAATTAATAAATGTAGCAGCTGTATGGCAAGAAAATAAAGCCATAGGAAAAAATGTAGCTATTATCACTCATGCAGGTGGTTCAGCTGTAATGCTTACGGATGTTTTAAGTAGTAATGGTGTCAAGGTGCCTCCAATTGATGAAGATAAGGCCCAAGATCTATTGAAAAAGCTTCATCCAGGTTCTTCTGTTGCAAACCCAATTGATTTTTTAGCAACGGGCACGGCAGATCAACTGGCTGAAATCATTGATTTTTGCGAAGATTTAGAAGAAATAGACGCAATGGTGGTAGTTTTTGGGAGTCCTGGTCTATTTAATGTCCGCGATGTTTATGAAGTATTACATAAAAAGCTAAAGAGCTGTAAAAAGGCTATTTTCCCTGTATTGCCTTCCTTAATTAATGCTGGAAAGGAAATTCAGGAATTTTTGGATAAAGGACATGTGAACTTTCCCGATGAGGTGGTTTTGGGAAAAGCCTTGGCAAGTGCTGCCAATATTGATGTTCCTGCTTATGGTAAATATGATTTGGCTGAAATGGATTATAGTCGCATTCGTGATATCATTGCTGAATCCAAATCCGGATATCTGGACACCAATATTGTACGGGAATTGCTAACGGCTGCTGGAATAAAGATGGTGAAAGAGCAGGAATTCTACGATGAAAAAAGTCTTGAAAACATCCAGAAAACCATGGCATTCCCATTGGTGATGAAGGTATTGGGCCCTATTCATAAAACAGATGTGGGAGGGGTAAGCTTAAATATTAATTCTCAAGAATTCCTGAAAAAGGAATTTAATAGAATGATGAAAATATCCGGAGCCAAAGGAGTTCTCATTCAGGAAATGAAAAAAGGGGAGGAGTTTTTTGCGGGCGCTGTTAAGAAAGGAAATTTTGGACATCTGGTACTTTGCGGAATGGGCGGAATTTTTGTAGAAATTATTAAAGATGTAGCCAATGGACTAGCACCACTAAGCAAACGAGAAGCAGAGAAAATGATCAAGTCCCTAAAAACTTATCCTATTATACAAGGATATAGAGGCAGAGCAGGAATAAACGAAGCAGCTTTTGCAGATGTTATTGTCCGACTTGCTTCCTTGGTGCATTTAGCTCCTGAGATCGAAGAAATTGATATGAATCCCTTAATTGGAAATGAAAAAGAATTGGTAGTTGTGGATGCTAGAATTAGAGTTTCATAA
- a CDS encoding 4Fe-4S dicluster domain-containing protein translates to MEYISQIAFLLVLAVAGYFLAKRIGSIKKNINLGKEVDRSDNKGQRWKNTLLIAFGQKKMFKKFIPAILHLMIYVGFLVINLEVLEFIIDGIAGTHRIFAPILGDAYTVAINIFEFLAVAVLVSCVAFLLRRNVLNVKRLRTLSGWPKLDGNLILVIEIILMFAILTMNATDQLLQGKDSHYLQTGSFFFSSFLTPLFEGMSVDALRFTERFAWWFHIIGILAFAVYVTYSKHLHIFMAFPNTYFARLTPNGKMNNMDEVTTEVKSMLGMDAGDPPAEVARLGAKDATDLTWVNLMNSYACTECGRCTAECPANITGKKLSPRKIMMDTRDRIDEIGKNIKAGKEAEEGSSLFSDDYISAEELNACTSCNACVEACPININPLDIILQGRRYMAMEESSSPQSWNAMFQNVETSFAPWKFPPTDRFKWADKLNEEQK, encoded by the coding sequence ATGGAATACATCTCGCAAATTGCTTTCTTACTGGTACTTGCGGTGGCAGGATACTTTTTAGCAAAAAGAATAGGAAGCATTAAAAAAAACATCAATCTCGGAAAAGAGGTAGATAGAAGTGATAATAAAGGGCAAAGATGGAAAAACACTTTGCTTATTGCTTTCGGGCAAAAGAAAATGTTTAAGAAATTTATTCCAGCCATACTTCACCTAATGATTTATGTAGGATTCTTAGTGATCAATCTGGAAGTATTGGAATTTATAATTGATGGAATTGCAGGAACACACAGAATTTTCGCCCCTATTTTAGGTGATGCCTACACTGTAGCCATCAATATTTTTGAATTTTTAGCGGTAGCTGTTCTAGTTTCTTGTGTGGCTTTTCTTTTGAGAAGAAATGTTTTGAACGTGAAAAGGCTCAGAACTTTGAGTGGATGGCCGAAATTAGATGGTAATTTGATTTTGGTTATTGAAATCATTTTAATGTTTGCGATCTTAACCATGAATGCTACAGACCAATTGCTGCAGGGAAAAGACAGTCATTACCTACAAACAGGAAGCTTTTTCTTTAGTAGCTTTTTAACTCCTCTTTTTGAAGGCATGAGTGTAGACGCATTAAGATTCACTGAGCGATTTGCATGGTGGTTTCATATTATTGGTATTTTAGCCTTTGCAGTTTATGTAACCTACTCTAAGCATTTGCACATCTTCATGGCTTTTCCTAATACCTATTTCGCCAGATTAACACCTAACGGCAAAATGAACAATATGGACGAAGTAACTACAGAAGTAAAAAGCATGTTGGGAATGGATGCTGGTGATCCTCCTGCAGAGGTAGCGAGATTAGGAGCAAAAGATGCCACTGATTTAACTTGGGTGAATTTGATGAATTCTTATGCTTGTACGGAGTGTGGAAGATGTACTGCTGAATGTCCTGCTAATATTACAGGAAAAAAACTTTCCCCTCGAAAAATCATGATGGATACGCGTGACAGAATAGATGAAATCGGGAAGAATATTAAAGCTGGAAAAGAAGCCGAAGAAGGGAGTTCTTTATTTAGTGATGATTATATCTCTGCCGAAGAATTGAACGCGTGTACGAGCTGTAATGCTTGCGTAGAAGCTTGCCCTATCAACATCAACCCTTTGGATATTATATTGCAAGGAAGAAGATATATGGCAATGGAGGAAAGCAGCTCACCACAATCTTGGAATGCTATGTTCCAAAACGTAGAAACCAGCTTTGCACCTTGGAAATTTCCTCCAACAGACCGTTTCAAATGGGCAGACAAGTTAAATGAAGAACAAAAATAA
- a CDS encoding SO2930 family diheme c-type cytochrome: MRTSLYILFSIFFLVSCSNKENQKEEIQQSTPTQFVFNSNKELGKEKLSEYGFFRGDLADLSPSENVHPYKLNSALFSDYAHKARFVQLPEGKSADYHPTEVMEFPVGSILIKNFYYPNDFSEPNGARKILETRLLIHEEEGWKALPYVWNGEQTEAYLEVAGATKSVSWRDADGSTQKINYSIPNMNQCRSCHLKDNKIMPIGPSARQLNGGYDYAEKGEMNQLEYWQSHGLLSNLPKEDLPKLVNYENENAPLADRARAYLEINCGHCHRPEGPAKNSALHLMASVDNPAAWGVGKTPIAAGKGSGGLKYDIVKGNADESILAYRMESTDPGIMMPELGRKMVHEEGLALVKQWINEME, encoded by the coding sequence ATGAGAACCTCTTTATACATACTATTCAGCATTTTCTTTCTAGTTTCATGCAGCAATAAAGAAAATCAAAAAGAAGAAATCCAACAAAGCACTCCCACTCAATTTGTCTTTAATTCCAATAAAGAACTAGGGAAAGAAAAGCTTTCGGAATATGGTTTTTTCAGAGGGGACCTGGCTGATTTATCTCCATCTGAAAATGTCCATCCCTACAAATTGAATTCTGCTCTTTTCTCTGATTATGCGCATAAAGCTCGCTTTGTACAATTACCTGAAGGCAAAAGTGCTGATTACCACCCCACAGAAGTAATGGAATTTCCAGTAGGCAGTATTTTAATCAAGAACTTCTATTATCCAAATGATTTTTCTGAGCCAAATGGAGCCAGAAAAATTTTGGAGACCAGATTATTGATTCATGAAGAAGAAGGTTGGAAAGCTTTGCCTTATGTCTGGAATGGGGAACAAACTGAAGCCTATTTGGAAGTTGCTGGAGCTACTAAAAGTGTGAGTTGGAGAGATGCAGATGGCTCTACTCAAAAAATTAATTATAGTATCCCGAATATGAACCAATGCAGGAGTTGCCATTTGAAAGACAATAAAATTATGCCTATTGGTCCTTCTGCAAGGCAATTAAATGGAGGTTATGATTATGCGGAAAAAGGCGAAATGAATCAATTGGAATATTGGCAATCACATGGATTACTATCGAATTTACCCAAAGAAGATTTACCTAAATTAGTGAATTATGAAAATGAAAATGCTCCATTAGCCGACCGGGCAAGAGCTTATTTAGAAATTAATTGTGGACATTGCCATCGTCCAGAAGGTCCAGCCAAAAACTCTGCTTTGCATTTAATGGCCTCAGTAGACAATCCTGCTGCTTGGGGAGTGGGCAAAACTCCAATAGCTGCAGGTAAAGGCTCTGGTGGCTTGAAATATGATATTGTAAAAGGAAATGCAGATGAATCTATTCTCGCCTACCGTATGGAATCTACTGATCCTGGAATTATGATGCCTGAATTAGGTAGAAAAATGGTGCATGAAGAAGGCTTGGCTTTGGTGAAACAATGGATTAATGAGATGGAGTAA
- a CDS encoding (Fe-S)-binding protein, translated as MSDSTYKVPTMQEMSAKGESPEVLFWVGCAGSFDDRYKAVTIAFTKILNKVGINFAVLGQEESCTGDPARRAGNEFLFQMQAMSNIQVLDGYNVKKIVTACPHCFNTLKNEYPELGGNYDVVHHSQFLQGLINEGKVTLKDGGEFKGKKITFHDSCYLGRANGVYEAPRDVIKALDAELVEMKRCKTKGLCCGAGGAQMFKDAEKGNKEINIERTEEALDTGAEVIAAGCPFCMTMMGDGVKNKEREHNVKVLDLAELIAKNEGL; from the coding sequence ATGAGCGATTCAACATATAAAGTCCCAACCATGCAAGAAATGAGTGCCAAAGGAGAATCTCCAGAGGTATTATTTTGGGTGGGCTGTGCAGGTTCTTTCGATGACCGATACAAAGCTGTCACCATTGCATTTACCAAAATCTTAAATAAGGTAGGTATCAACTTTGCCGTTTTAGGACAAGAAGAAAGTTGTACCGGAGATCCCGCAAGAAGAGCAGGAAACGAATTCCTATTTCAAATGCAGGCAATGAGCAATATTCAAGTTTTGGATGGCTACAATGTGAAAAAGATTGTAACTGCTTGCCCTCATTGCTTTAATACTTTGAAAAATGAATATCCTGAATTGGGTGGTAATTATGATGTAGTGCATCACTCTCAATTCTTACAGGGATTAATAAATGAAGGAAAGGTAACTTTAAAAGATGGTGGAGAATTCAAAGGCAAGAAAATCACTTTCCATGATTCTTGTTATTTGGGTAGAGCAAATGGAGTTTATGAGGCGCCTAGAGATGTCATCAAAGCATTAGATGCGGAGTTAGTGGAAATGAAACGTTGTAAAACGAAAGGTTTATGCTGTGGCGCTGGTGGTGCTCAAATGTTCAAAGATGCTGAAAAAGGCAACAAAGAAATTAATATTGAGAGAACTGAAGAGGCTTTAGATACAGGTGCGGAAGTGATTGCTGCTGGCTGTCCTTTCTGCATGACCATGATGGGCGATGGCGTTAAAAACAAAGAAAGAGAACATAATGTGAAGGTTTTAGACCTTGCAGAATTGATTGCTAAGAATGAAGGACTTTAA